In Neodiprion virginianus isolate iyNeoVirg1 chromosome 6, iyNeoVirg1.1, whole genome shotgun sequence, the genomic window CATCAACAGCTTCTGCCAATGCTTTGATAGCTGATTTGGTAGCAGAAATGGAATATATGGAAGAAGATGGAGAAAGAAGTGACGATATTGGGCTTGATAGAGTTCCTACTCGATTATATCATCAGGCAAACGAGTCAATCTGAAATCTGGCAACTGGTTTTATTCCCGCTTACATTGACCCCATGCCCTCGGTGCTCCCACACTATTATTGAGAATTACAATCTATGTTATTGTTTAAGAGCATCCATGGTGAAGGCTATGTACGAATGAAACGATAAATACGAGTAAATAGGTGCATGGTCGTACTTTTTGTTGCCTGTACGTTTGATTTGAGCAATTCGAAAAAGACTATCTAACACTGTATAACTCATTGTGCTGATTgcaagaaatttttgttttctaatATGGCTAAGGATTAAATTACTGTTAACATTTTGCTCAAATATTCGAGATTACCGGTTTGTCCTTGAAATATGCTTGACTAAGCGCATCGTTACCCAATTACAGTACAGAAATACAGTAAGTTCTGGTATACTCACTGCTCTCAATACACCCTAGTTTCATCGACTTTTCCAAGCGCATTATAACGTACTTGACATGAGATATGAAAACCCGCAAAACGCATTATTCTGAACAAGGAAAACATTTATAACACATGTTTGTTACAtagaaaagtaaatatttattcatttcatttgtaTAACTTGGTTACTTAATATCGTACCAATTGTAGTCCCATACATTGAAAATCTTGACAAGTATGAGTGGTAACGACATATTGCGTGTCAACTGGTAGTAAAAacaattcgtgaaaaaaaacattgaacaATTATTAAATGATTGTTAAGTGCcacaaaattctaaaattctGCTTCTTCAATTCCACTTTGTGATTGAAATCGTTGATGATGATACACCGAGCACCCATGTGTTTCCAACAACATTCTCTCGTACTCGGCGTCATCGTGGcagtatttcaattttaaattaccATTCAATGgattgttacattttttactatcGTGATTAACTAATTTACCATGGTTACCTGCTGCGTGGAAACAGCTATTAACCGTAGCCATTAATTCCTGTTGCTCACGATATTTCAATTCACCATTTATGCACAGTCGTGCCGATTTACAACGCATCTCGGCCAATCCACAGTCTTTGGCGTACGTTCTACCATGGTAAGTGCAGCAGTTACCACTACCTCTGAAAAGAAATACTCTCTTATTTAGTGCCTAATTAATTGTGTCCGCCAcagaacaaacaaaaaataaataatggcTGTATCATTATATCAGAATATCATAACGACGTGCAAGTATTATATTATGAAAGTTACAGTCGCTTAATAACTAAATTATTACTAGTCTTAATATTAATTACTTGGGCTCATTCGATGAGTAGACCCAGCAACCTGTGGTATGCTTTACTCTACTATTGATAACGCAAGGTGTAGTTCACAAAGGATTGGAAGGCTCTCAAATTATCTTCGTCTCTCGTTCGATTCCGTTGGCCATCGTTTTTAAcaataaaagagaaagaagaaaacgcacagaaaaacattttcaaaactaaatttggctgttggaaaaattgtatGATCAAAAGTTGTCTGTGTAATTGATTTGTTCGTTTGTTCATTCGTTTACACTACTCGGGAATTTTAAATGGTGGATTTCGATTAAATAGGCAACTTCAACGATTAAAGGAAGATTCAAAACTATCTCGCATCAGCGATATTTTTAGCAATCATTTTCAACACTGGCGCTCTTTGTTCccgtaaaaaaatacacacttCATGCCACCAGACAGACGGAAGTTTTTATGTTCTATTCGGCGAAATGAAGCCGAAATATCGTACAGGTAAACGAATGCGTATCTGTATGCGTGATAAAagatatattgtatatacaaaCACGTATGCAGATAGGTATGTAAATGCTGATAAATATAACTTATGACACATGatttacgtacatacatatacatatatagcgCTCGATTATTTCGGGTATAATCCATGAAATCCATACTCAACATACGAAACAGGAAaatggataatcaaaaattatacctTTCCGTAATCTTTTGAACTGATCCGGGTCAGCGAGCATCAGCTCTCCGTTATTGTTGCGCTTCCGGTTGTATCGGGCCTGACACGCTTGCTGTCGGTCCTGGCCGAAAGCGCCGGGTCTCGATACCGGATGATCGTGATCGTCCGAAGTATAAACAGCCGGATTAACCCCGCGCAAAGCCTCTGGAATCACGCAATAGTTATTTACGAGATCAGCGGCACGGCCTTCGTCGTCGGTTTCCATTGCACCGTGGCAGTTTCCGCTCGTTGTATCTTTCATATTCACGTCCCAGCAGCTACTACTACAATTACCCGGCTCCGGGTTCACGTTATTTTGCGGCACAAAACCGTAGTACGCATTACCCGATACGTAAGGTGTACCGCTGATACCATAATACGCCTTGCTAACGGCCATCGTATTATTCTATTTGATATACAATATATTCACGAAAGAAGTATCAAAAACGGGAAACAAACCACACGCGCAATGAGACTACACGATACTAGGAACTGAAGGCTCAATATTTGCACTGCTACTACCAACTACTACCTCACGACACCGTTGCCTGTGGACAACTGAACACTGATCACTGAATCGCTTGGTCGAGAACGGAGAACAACGCGTCGCGTCCTATAACCATTCGCTCCTCCCTAACCCCAACGGCCGGTATTTCTTGTAAACCAGAATTGACTTATCCGTAGCGCCTGTGGTAAGTTGTACAGTTCAGGGTTGCCAGATAAATGGTACTTTAAGTCGCCAAGAGGGAGCGCACAAAGAGCCAAATGTAGCCAACCTCCCAGATAAAATAACCCCTAGgtgacaataaaaaaaaaattttgctgcCGCGTGTCTCTAATGAAAATATTGGCGGGTATTAAAAGATGAAGTATTATCCAAAACGCAAAATACGAGCACTGATTTTGGGGCTGTACTCAACGTTGATTGTAGttgagtaaatattttgtCTACAGGTTATTAAAGATTTGCATATTAATTCagtatatttcaaaatgtGTTTCCGTGGATTCAGGCTTTCCGAGCGTTCGTTCCGTAACACAAATGAATGTTGGGTCTCATGCATAGAGAACGTTTACTTGGCGCTGTTATTTGGGATTTCAAAATGCGTGTACATAAGGCATTACATTACAACGGATATAACGGATTAACACGCATTCTTAAATCCGGTATTGCTACGTCGCTTATAGTAAAACCGGAATAACAGCCGCCGTGTAAACGTACTCATAGACTGAGGCTACGTTCAACATAAGCGCGGTTGAGCGGTAACGAATCAAAATgcatgaaatatattattcactAGATAtagtgaaattcaaaataaaaattcctcggAAAACCATTAGCACACCGTTAGGGTGGGCCCGAAGGGCTGGTATGGCAACatgattttgtattttaataaaaaaattgtccacGTTTCAAACAGGCTGCCACTGATAAGTATACAAGTTCTTGTTATAAAACTGCTTAAGAAAAGATGGCATACcgattgtgtaaaaattttgtacagcTACGGAATAATATTCCGTAATTTTAATCAATACAAAATTTGTTATAATATTAAGTTAGTACCCTAAATTGTTGATATGCAATATGGCATACAAGTTGTGCGGGCTTATCGtattaaaaatgtaatcaaTCGTTCTTTACTAATTCGATTTTCCGACGTTGTCACGTTGGTCCACTGTTGCATGACCGTTATACATGTGATGGTCATAAAATCGACATCGACGTGGAGAATGACATACGAGAAAAGGAGAATGATAACGAGGAAGAGCcaaactttgaaataaatattccggagtgatggaagaaaaattactcCATAATTATGATTTATATGCTTGATATCCAATAAACGCTAATGTCATAAattctattattattctctAATTTTATGAACCTGAGACCTCGTCAATTGCTATGTTATTTGTTATTCCACCTACATATACcatgattataataaaaacagaaaggcataaaaaatgttatgttTATCTTACAACGGATTTCTCTCTGTCTGCATCTGCTTTTAATATTTTCCTCAAGATTGGACATTATCGATCTGTATACGATTTCTTATTCCACCTACATATACCATGtttgtaataaaaacaatagGACATACTGCTTAAGaacgcagaaattttttattctatcttGCAATGTTTTTTGGGTATGCCTGTAGTGTTTACCCTCTCAAACGATATACCAATTTAATGTACATCATACGTTTCCATAAactgtatgaaaataaaatggtataataattaaaatcacGGAATGCTATTCCAtgattgtacaaaatttttgcaatgcAAACGGTACTTGGGCATATGCAATCGACATGCCATATTTTCTTAAGCAATTTTAATACAAGAACTTGTATACTTATCAGTGGCAGCCTGTTTCAAATTGCGGAAGTTTTCCTTATTCAAATACAAGTTCACATAACTATACCAGCCCTTTAGGCCCATCCTATTGGTATGCCAATGGCTTTccgaggaatttttattttgtatttcattACAAAACACATGACAGCCTGATTCAAATCGTATTAAAACACATCATTTTTGAACAAATAacgaatcattttttaatatgaaCAGCCCATGACTACTTTTTGATTCATGAATCATTATCATTAGAATATACGGATAATATTGTCCTCTGAAAGTCATATTGAGTAAAATCGTATCCTAAAATCTGTCGGTATCCCCCGGTCTATTATAGATTAGAGAAGACAGAGGTATGCTGGGAGAACTCCTCTCTCTTTTCAATCGGCGTGATGGTGGGAGACAAGACAACAGAGCAGGATGGAACAGCCATGGATATAGGCGCGTGATTTCTCCTCGTTCTCCTCTACCATTTCGATCCATTGAATTCAGTGTTCGATCCCTGCCACTAATATCATCGGACAAAGGGTCACTCCAATTTTTCATGGACAGATAGATGGCGCGGATAGTAAGTCGTAGACTGCGGAGTGAGAATTCGATCACACgtaataattatgtaatataGCATTAATTTATTCGTTCCGAAGACCCATTTGTGAATCAGGCACAATTTCTCACGTTTGTCTTTAGCGGATTCACACGTTATTGACAATTCTTACTGTTCATTGTTCATCGATGACCACAATACCACTATAGTTCGAGTATAATTGTTCCTATCTCATATTCTAGATCCTGATTGATTGTTTCATGTGGTCGCGCCTCCTTTTCGCTAACGATTTCTCTAAGGATAGAGTTGCTTTTTTCGGGCAACCTTAGGCGTattatcaagaattttttcaaagaatattttttgtttatcgcaatgaaactgaaaaaaatatttttatttatattattatacaagcTGGCCTGGCCGATCATGTTGTTCTGTTTTTTCCGGTAGGTGCGCCATAATTCGTTAACAATACGCAAAATAAGTTATCAATCACCGCCAATCGGATCTTAACTGAGCATAGCCATGAACCGTCCTCTCGACAATATAAACATATTGTATGAATACGACCTTAATCGATCAAGTAGTTCAGAAGTTAAACGAACACTAACAGACGCACGGAAGAattttatacctgtataaaGATAGTGcaggaatttttttgtcacacaAGATTGCATCCTTAAGGTGGTGCAAGCTGAGCTGTAAGACTGCTGAAAAGTAAAATCCAGGCATATTTGTAATCGGAAAACTAGTCTCTATCGTCTGAACTatgatggtttttttttttttcttaatcaaCAAAATggtacaattttaaaaactttctgatttttcatatGATGTAAAACTCATTATTGCCCTACAAAtcggaattttcaaatttgatagTTGTCTGTAATTCGTAAGGAGGCAAGGTGTTCTTTTTAAGTTGCAAACAGACAGTTTCGAGATAAATGcgttaaaagttttttttgcaGCCTCGATggggataaaaataatatttttttttcctcttttgcAAGTTACACTTAATCAGTAATTCGCATGCCATACTGTGGACCTTGCACCTCTAGGAGGGGGTCAAAGACCAACAATACAGCAACAACAGCCGCTGCCCGTTCGCCACCTGGGACGATGAGCTTTAAGGTGCACAATGTTTGATAAAAACGGAACCATAAATTGTgcgttgagaaaattttcagcctGTTTGTAGATGAATAAAACACAAACCTGGAAATCCTAGCTGATCCCCTTCGCgagatatttaattttttatgatttttcaattatttttcaatatcaaccACTTTCGGCATTACCCAGGACCAACGGCGAAGACGTTGTCGTAATATAGCcccatttttatattttttgtgtttttttttattgttttctattttatatttttttatgtgaGGTTTTTTTGCGCTGCGATGCTCTTAGAAAGTGCTCATGGtcaacgatttaaaaaaaaagttaattatATGTAAATTCAGTAAAAAAGACTCGATGAtccattaaaaaaatatgaataattcaGGGACCATTGTAATGATTGGGACATAAACACAACTGTTTCCGtcgcttttatttatttttttttcaaacgtctTCATGTATTCATTTACAAATGTGTTGCCTTTCATTTTGAACTCTAAATGTTTCCGATTAAAAGATTCGACCAACTTTTTCAGACATATCTGTACAATGATACGTAATCGAAGAATGACAATTCATAACGAACTACAAAATACGGTAACAGTCAGCTGTACCAGCTAATTCGACttatatattgttattatgCACCTGTAAATTATCAATGCTCGTACGTAATACGTCGATGTCgattttttgcttttcaaaTGAAATGCACACCATGGTTGTACATTCTGTATTAGGCCAAACGAACTTTGATTGGTTTTTAGCGGAGCGATATTCGTTACTGACCAATAACAACCATTTAGTTCCTACGTCACGATTTTCCTCCAATCGAAGCTTAGTACACCAGAGTTTCAGAATTCGAATTTATGTCGTGTCAGTCGTTGCGTCGCTGGACTCCCGTCAGCGGTCAGATCATCGCGCACAATTGGTGGCGACAGGTGGCGATAGCCGCGAGCGCATTTGGAATTTCAAACATGGCCACCGAGGTGATTAACCAGAGCTGGTTGGCAGGCTTAGCGACATCATTAAACGTACCTGAAGCTGCAGTTCGACTTTTGGCTTCTATTCTACTAGGTAAGTGatgttttatatttcaatacaTATTACTGGGTAGTTGTCATTAATCGGACTACAATAAAATGGCGCTTTTCTGAAACGGCCAGGAATCTCGGTCATA contains:
- the LOC124306864 gene encoding uncharacterized protein LOC124306864 translates to MAVSKAYYGISGTPYVSGNAYYGFVPQNNVNPEPGNCSSSCWDVNMKDTTSGNCHGAMETDDEGRAADLVNNYCVIPEALRGVNPAVYTSDDHDHPVSRPGAFGQDRQQACQARYNRKRNNNGELMLADPDQFKRLRKGSGNCCTYHGRTYAKDCGLAEMRCKSARLCINGELKYREQQELMATVNSCFHAAGNHGKLVNHDSKKCNNPLNGNLKLKYCHDDAEYERMLLETHGCSVYHHQRFQSQSGIEEAEF